The following proteins are co-located in the Castanea sativa cultivar Marrone di Chiusa Pesio chromosome 8, ASM4071231v1 genome:
- the LOC142606595 gene encoding uncharacterized protein LOC142606595 yields the protein MASVCISNCIEDSRVPVRPTYTNLYKWPESDAEFVRAVSSNGHRAAGARPHPTVVDSISCRQMFLRSYTFSRKESVPEKTKKCLEKVKLRMASGNKSNKAKSTTIDEKKKPGRGVFMKAKEGSCNALFSFFRRLLFCTAKVDVVDDI from the coding sequence ATGGCCTCGGTTTGCATATCAAACTGCATCGAAGACAGCCGTGTACCAGTCCGACCAACCTACACCAACCTCTACAAATGGCCAGAATCCGACGCCGAGTTCGTGAGGGCCGTAAGCTCTAATGGGCACCGTGCTGCCGGGGCGCGTCCGCACCCTACAGTGGTGGACAGCATTTCATGCAGGCAAATGTTCTTGAGGAGCTACACTTTCTCTAGGAAAGAGAGTGTCCCCGAAAAGACCAAGAAGTGTTTGGAGAAAGTAAAGCTGAGAATGGCCTCCGGAAATAAAAGCAATAAGGCAAAGAGTACTACTATTGATGAGAAGAAAAAGCCTGGCCGTGGAGTGTTCATGAAGGCTAAGGAGGGTTCATGCAATGCCTTGTTCTCCTTCTTCCGGCGCTTGCTATTTTGCACTGCCAAGGTTGATGTGGTTGATGATATTTGA
- the LOC142607505 gene encoding receptor-like protein kinase HERK 1: MMGFRKAELFTWVVSFLFLSSLSSGFNPVDNYLIDCGSSTNTSVDTRVFIADNLASNMLSTPQDVIAKSNLTSITPFSDSPLYQTARVFTGSSKYTFSIHQSGRHWIRLYFYPFVYKSYNMSVANFAVSTQDHVLLSNFSVTSSAVVKEFSLNVISNDLVITFTPSANSTAFLNAIEVVSVPDALIIDDAISPAGKFQGLLPMALETVWRVNMGGPIVTPNNDTLWRTWIPDQKFLVQPNAAKNASNIAAVTYVPGGATQDTAPQTVYGTATVMNSTNDPNSNFNVSWEFNVDIGFEYLVRFHFCDIVSDSLNQLYFSVYIDPWIVVQGLDLSALLNNVLAAAYYMDYVTETTVSNKLRISVGPYTLKGAFPNAILNGLEIMKLNNSKGSLSAADAVINSSSKKNVSVMVGTIIGAFIALVLAGILFMLFRKRRRLARQRLSKTWIPLSTNGGNSQSMVSKYSNGTTLSAISNIGYRIPFVAVQEATNNFDESWVIGIGGFGKVYKGVLSDGTKVAVKRGNPRSQQGLAEFQTEIEMLSQFRHRHLVSLIGYCDEKNEMILIYEYMENGTLKSHLYGSGLPSMSWKERLEICIGSARGLHYLHTGYAKAVIHRDVKSANILLDENLMAKVADFGLSKTGPEIDQTHVSTAVKGSFGYLDPEYFRRQQLTEKSDVYSFGVVLFEVLCARPVIDPSLPREMVNLAEWAMKWQKRGQLDQIIDSSLVGKIRPDSLRKFGETAEKCLADFGVDRPSMGDVLWNLEYALQLQEAVIDGDPEENSTNLIGELSPQVNNFGDSNTSISATQFEVSAVDDLSGVSMSRVFSQLVKSEGR, translated from the coding sequence ATGATGGGTTTTAGAAAAGCTGAATTGTTTACCTGGGTTGTATCATTTTTGTTCTTGTCAAGCTTGTCTAGTGGATTTAATCCAGTAGACAATTACCTTATAGACTGTGGATCATCCACAAATACTTCAGTGGATACCCGTGTATTCATTGCTGATAACTTGGCTTCAAATATGCTTTCAACCCCTCAAGATGTTATTGCCAAATCCAATTTGACATCCATCACACCCTTCTCAGATTCCCCACTGTATCAGACAGCCAGAGTCTTTACTGGATCCTCAAAATACACCTTTTCAATCCACCAGAGTGGGAGGCACTGGATCCGCCTCTATTTCTATCCATTCGTATATAAAAGTTACAATATGAGTGTGGCAAATTTTGCTGTCTCAACTCAAGACCATGTCCTTCTGAGCAATTTCAGTGTGACAAGCAGTGCTGTTGTTAAAGAATTTTCTCTAAATGTGATATCAAATGACCTTGTAATCACCTTTACCCCTTCTGCCAATTCAACCGCCTTCCTAAATGCCATAGAAGTGGTTTCAGTCCCTGATGCGCTCATTATCGATGATGCCATTAGTCCAGCAGGAAAGTTCCAAGGGTTGTTGCCTATGGCACTTGAGACAGTTTGGAGGGTGAACATGGGTGGGCCAATAGTCACACCTAATAATGATACACTTTGGAGAACTTGGATTCCTGATCAAAAATTTTTAGTACAGCCAAACGCTGCCAAGAATGCCTCAAATATTGCAGCTGTTACGTATGTTCCAGGCGGAGCAACACAGGATACAGCTCCACAGACTGTCTATGGAACTGCCACGGTGATGAACTCAACAAATGATCCTAACAGCAATTTCAATGTGAGCTGGGAGTTCAATGTGGATATAGGATTTGAGTACCTTGTCCGTTTTCACTTTTGTGATATAGTGAGTGATAGTCTTAACCAGCTCTACTTCAGTGTTTACATTGACCCCTGGATTGTTGTTCAGGGTCTTGATCTGAGTGCTTTATTGAATAACGTATTGGCTGCTGCATATTATATGGATTATGTTACGGAGACAACTGTTAGCAATAAGCTTCGTATAAGTGTTGGTCCATATACTTTAAAAGGTGCTTTCCCCAATGCCATCCTAAATGGGCTGGAGATCATGAAACTGAACAATTCTAAGGGCAGTCTCAGTGCAGCAGATGCTGTGATTAATTCAAGTTCAAAGAAAAATGTAAGTGTGATGGTGGGTACAATAATTGGGGCCTTCATTGCATTAGTGTTGGCTGGAATTCTCTTTATGTTGTTCAGAAAGAGAAGAAGACTAGCTCGTCAAAGACTCTCTAAGACATGGATTCCATTATCAACAAATGGAGGAAATTCTCAATCCATGGTAAGCAAATATTCTAATGGAACGACTCTTAGTGCCATCTCTAACATTGGCTATCGCATTCCTTTTGTGGCAGTTCAAGAGGCCACAAACAATTTTGATGAGAGTTGGGTCATTGGGATTGGTGGATTTGGGAAAGTGTACAAGGGAGTTTTAAGTGATGGTACAAAAGTGGCTGTAAAGAGGGGAAATCCTCGATCCCAACAGGGACTTGCAGAGTTTCAAACTGAAATCGAGATGCTGTCTCAGTTCCGCCATCGCCATCTTGTTTCACTAATTGGATATTGTGATGAAAAGAATGAGATGATCTTGATATATGAATATATGGAGAATGGGACCCTCAAAAGTCATCTTTATGGCTCAGGTCTTCCAAGCATGAGTTGGAAGGAGAGGCTTGAGATATGCATTGGATCAGCTAGAGGACTTCATTACCTTCACACAGGGTATGCAAAAGCAGTTATTCATCGTGACGTAAAGTCTGCTAACATATTGCTTGACGAGAATCTCATGGCCAAGGTAGCTGATTTTGGGCTCTCGAAGACAGGGCCTGAAATTGATCAGACTCATGTGAGTACAGCAGTGAAAGGAAGTTTTGGGTATCTTGATCCTGAATATTTCAGGCGGCAACAACTGACGGAAAAGTCAGACGTGTATTCATTTGGTGTGGTTTTGTTTGAAGTTCTTTGTGCAAGACCTGTTATTGATCCATCCCTTCCAAGAGAAATGGTGAACTTAGCTGAATGGGCAATGAAATGGCAGAAGAGAGGGCAGTTGGACCAAATAATAGATTCCAGTCTTGTGGGAAAAATTAGACCAGATTCTCTGAGGAAGTTTGGAGAGACTGCTGAGAAATGCTTGGCCGACTTTGGTGTTGACAGGCCCTCTATGGGAGATGTCTTATGGAATCTCGAATATGCTCTTCAACTTCAAGAAGCAGTTATTGATGGTGATCCTGAAGAAAACAGTACTAATTTGATTGGTGAACTCTCCCCGCAAGTGAACAATTTCGGTGACAGCAATACTAGTATTTCTGCTACGCAGTTTGAAGTGTCAGCCGTGGATGATCTCTCAGGTGTTTCCATGAGTAGGGTGTTCTCACAGCTGGTGAAGTCTGAGGGTAGGTGA